The stretch of DNA GTGTTTAAGTCTCTTGGTATctgatcaatgtcaaatgaactaaactttttgtaaaggtttttgacatattctaaataaagaatcatttttgaatcctttgcagcataggttcctttgacttgattcgaaattaaaagtgagtcagtttttaccttgagttTTTGCACGCCAAgatctatacataccttgagtccggctatcagggcttcatatttagcttcattgtttgttgctttaAATTTACAACTGACAGCCTGAGCTATTAAATCCCCTTGTGGAGATTTTAGTACTAGTCCTAGGCCAGTTCCTCCCATATTGGTTGCTCCATCTATgtgtaaggtccattcctggCCTGATTTTTGGGTGTCTagttgattgacctcttttatgaggtctggttctaggttcGGACTGAAGttagccacaaagtctgctaaagcCAGGGATTTAATTGttgtcctaggttcaaaggttaCGTCATAAATACTAAGTTGTACtgaccactttgccatttagcctgaaagttcaggtttaCTGAGGATAGATTTGATTGGTAGATTGGTCCTAACTATTATTCGGTGACTCTCAAAGTAAGGTCTGAGTTTTGTGCGAGATACAATTAatgcaagtacatatttttcaagtaatccataccttgtttctacatccaggagacttttacttacatagtagacgggGTGTTGTTAGCCTTCAATCTCCTTGGttaggactccacttactgctgtcTCGGTGACTGACAGGTAGACCGTCgggggttctcctttgttaggTTTGGCTAGAAGTGGTGGAGTGGCCATGTAAGTTTTCAGTTCTTGGAAGGCTATTTCATGTTCAGGCATCCATTTGAATGACTTGTTCTTCCTGACGAGGTTATAGAATAATCTGCATCTTTCAGATGAcctggatatgaatctgttcagggctgcaactcttccTGTCAATATCTGGATATCTTTGACTGACTTAGGAGATTCCAactccaggatagcctttattTGCTTCAATCCCTCTCTTTGTCACCATGTACCCTAAGAATTTGTCTGATgacactccaaagtggcatttggagaGATTGATAttcatattgaattcttccaggattttgaaggctacttccaggtctttcaCATGATCTTCAGCCTTTTTTTATTTGACCACCATATTGTCTATGTAGACCTCCATTGTGTCGccaatttggtctttgaacatcatattAACCAGGTGTTGgtaggttgcccctgcattctttaggccaaagggcattgtcgtgtagcaatatatgcctctttccgtgatgaatgcagtaTTTTCCTGATCAGCTGGATGCATTttgatttgattgaatccacttgaggcatccatgaatgttagtaGTTCGTGCCCAgctgtagcatctaccattgcatcaatgtgGGTGAGTGGAAATGGATCTTTTAGGCAGGCTTTATTGAgatctgtgtagtctacacagactctccgtttaccattcttcttttgtaccacgACCACGTtggccagccactcagggtacattacttccttgATCATCCCTATGTCTAGGAGTTTATCCACCTCTTTTTTAATGATTGTGTTGCGTTCAGGGGCAAATTTCCTCCTTTTCTGCCGTACAGGCTTGAAAAAAGtgtcaatattgagtttatggGTAATTATATTGGCATCTATATCAGTCATATCAAAGTGTGACCAGTCAAAACATGTAGACTTATTTTTAAGAAAACTTACAAGTTCTGGTCTGACGTTATCAGGGAtatcagatcctaccagtacataactgtcaggatactcagggtctagtACTACTTGatttgtttccatttgattttctgccacataagtgctcctgacagggtactgtaattgctaggcgagtgATTTACCTGTCTTGAAAGGTTTTAATGATTCAGTGTAACATTCATGGGCAGATTTCTGTTCACCTTTGATGGTTGTCATTCCCCCATTTTGTTGGTATTCTGACGCACTGGTGGTAGGTTGAAGGAATGGCTCTGACATTATGGATCCAAGGCCTGCCTAAGATTGCGTTCTAGGATGAGAGGCAGtctaggactccaaatcttttATATGATGAGACTTATTCAACATAGATTGGTAGGTAGATCTCCCTTAGAGTGTtcttggtttcaccactgaatcctaccaagaCATTTGACTTCTTTATGATCTTGTCCTCATTGATTTTCATGGCTttcaggacatcaagcatgattaagttgactaAACTGCCACCATCTACTAGGATTCTGAGGACACGTGCAGTGCCAATTTGCATAGTAATGactaggccatcatgatgaatgTCTGAGATTCCATGCATatcagtatcatcaaaagtaatttgaggtaaatttttaggtttaaaaggagatttcattttggactccctggctattttctttgcagctgagctagtcaggccacaaatctcagatcctccattgatgaatttgacttcatagattaGTGGTGCTGGGGGCAGATCACAATGTTGTCTCTCCTGATCCTTCCTTGATCTGTTGTCTTCCCTGTTCTTTGACGGCATTAGATCCTTCAGGTaacctttctttagcaggtaagccacttgtttGCGTAGACCCAGGCCTTCCTCTATGGTGTGCCATATGTCCATGTGAaactcacaccatcttgttgtgtcTTTCCTCGAGTTGGGATTGTCCATCTTTttgggccacttgacaatgtctcccatgttgtcaagccttttgatGAGTCCTGCAgtatcaacagagaagttatattcctgaataggtggataagtataggagttacctcgttgctcatgagcatagttgacttctgatctgtcaggcctGGTGTAGGGAGATGGCCCGGAGCTGCTTCCCCTGTGATTAGAGTTTTTCCTGCTAGACCTTTCGTATCCTGAAACACTGTTTGTGGTTTCTGCTTTGAAGCTTTTATCTTCCTCTAGCCTGATGTAGCCAAGTGCCTTTTCCTGGACGTCTTAAAAAGTTAAGCAAGGTTCATGGTCAGCTCGTCATAGAAATCGTTGTCCAATGGTAGCCCCTGCCTGAAACCTTCCACAGCTGTTCCAACATTACATCTGGggattgagactttttctttgttgaatctggtcAGGAATGCTCTGATTGTCTCGTCAGACTTTTGCTTGATTCTATACAGGTTGCTGGATCTCTTCTCAGCTCCCTGCTGCTGGAAAACTGGTGGTTGAATGAGTTTATCAGATatgcaaaggacttgatgcttctaTTTGGCAGGGTTATGTATCATTGAAGGGCAGGCCCGGTCAAGGTTGTTCCAAAGCCTTTGCCCATACACACTTGTCGTAGCTCACTGGGTATAGAGGCTGCCAACATTCTCTATTTGTAGTGGGCTACATGGTTTTGAGGATCTGCAATTTCATCATAGATCCTCATTGATGGTATCACCAACTTTTTTGGCAGGTCTATGTTGGCTATCTCATCCACGAAGAGAGAGTCAGCATAGCTTTCAGGGTTGGCTTCCTTAATGCTTGTGGGTATTACAGGGATCTTCTCAAATTTTTCATGGAGTTTCTGGATCTCCTGGACCATGGCCATCATTATGGCTACATTGGTTTAATCTGGAACAGTCTCTTCATTTGGGGTTtcttctgagtctgaatcaagatctCCTGCTTTGGTTTTTGATGGGGttggagtaccaaagttggagaagtCAATATTCCTGATGATTGGAGAAAATGGTGTTCTAGGCTGGATCTTTAATTTTGAGCCTGAGGCTTTATCTCCTAGCTTTTACTTCAGTCCTTCTTTCAGTTTCTGGACTTCAGCTTCAGCCTGGGCCGTTTTTTGCTTCAGTTGTTCCATTTCCAGTAGTTGTTGCTTGGCGGCGGCCAGTTGTTGTTCTATGCTGTCTCCAGTCATTTTTGAAGGATTTTTGTGTTGTTTGGGattgggttttgattatttttgagctagatgccccacggtgggcgccaattgttttagcaagattttACACGAGATTAATGTCATGCCAGGGGTTTAATTtgcagggtgatctaactcaattaACAATGCCTGACTAGTACGACAAATAagtaatgaataaacaataaagtgAAAGACAaagatttgtacgtggaaaaccctgggaataagggaaaaaaaccacgggcaccaagtcagAAGGGATTGTTATTATCTTTAGGTGTATCCTGATAGGGAATTTGTACGTCAGGGTAGTAAAAAGTATGAATGCTTAGTAGGATTGCTTAGAGTGTTTACAATAAAATGAGAGTAAATAAGTGAATAGTCGATGATCCTTTTGCTTTCTCCTCTTTGCTATTTATAGTGGCTTCCTTCTGTTTCCAACGGCTCTCCCCACATTTATTTAGTACGTTCCTAGGTAATAGGcatcgtgccctatttacccagAGCTAGGTATTTGACTCCCAAAATTGCCCGTCCTTATCTTCTGCTTAGTTTACTGCTTCATGGTTGTTGTAGATTTTGTTGAATAAGTCCCCTGTATAAGTAGGAACTTCCTTGTTGTTCTTTGACTGTTGCTTGACGCATACTACACGGAAACTTCTCCTAATAGGCCATCCCGTGTCCGACACTGTGTCCGACACCGACACTTCTCGGACACACGTCGAAACGTGTCCGACACCTATAAAGtcgtgtctaactttctacatttattcgggcacgtgtccaacgcgtgtccatggtatttgggccGTGTCCAATGCGTGTCCAtgacatttggacatcatttggggtgaatgatgttTTTTAAATGAGAAATGAGTTGTCGAAAGAGATTAATTAGAAGGTGCGTTTGGATGGTAAATGAAAATGAGTTATTATCAAGGGCAAGTTTTACCTTCAGTTATTTAAATGGGTTATTTAACATAAATATTCCAAACTATTGCCCCCCTTCTTAAATTACTCTGAACTTTAATTTAAATTACAATAAACTATAGTATTAACCCCCTCTTCTCAAAGTATACTCGGTTAACCGAGTACCTGTTTAGCAAGTCACCCCCTTTAATATCCTTACAAACCCACCATTGACATACACTGCCATTAAAATCGGCAAATAAACATCACAACCGcctgatgtgatcaatatttgagcatatttagtccccgaattagcctcgctcctatgctttttagtgcatatttgggtcatttactatctttagtcctttgttttgcatattctttgaggttttgtttccttggtaggataggaatgcaaaccttgcattttcatggcaaaatagagctaaattgatcgaatttaatgaccaagcatcaaagagaagacaagactagaaggcctttgtacataatgtagtagatggacaatgatgaagaagatctttGCATCTCTGACaaattggaagaagaaaagaagaaatggcacGCTGGACTACGATCCGAGCGACTCACCTATAGGGACACTCGTCAAGAAGTTCCACAAGCCGCTCGTCCAAGctgtcgggacgctcgtccagaagctccacaagccgctcgtccaacacctacacaatccgctcgtcccgaccttttggacgctcggattgtcctccagtGCAACAcatcctcttctttctccatttgagatgcgcatatttttaaagactagctaaaaggagacccgcatcttttcttgagaggagtgaTTCCCCAAGGACTTAATCGCCATTTAAgctcttagtaaccctaatttgtgcacctaatccccactataaataccccattagtctaattagattatcatgttcttcttatcaatatttattatagtttatattattctaatctctctttaatcttataatcaacttttaatcaagtcttaatacaaatctcatttccttaatttctctattgttcatcttttattttgggtaattgaagattatttgggtttattgggagattgacaaccttccatcaatcatcaagtacttctattattctttgcattattattttggaatcatcattaggtataattctcttaatccctttttatttattgttaatcatcttcatttattcatcatgttttgctttgttaatatgattgacaaccttgttaacatgttaaacttgataatgagtgagtagtttccttaactagggttaatggagaattaggggaaaccaacatgggggatgattcatacttaatctaatatgttcacataatttatttgcttgcttgttgtgatctcaacttatgcacatgttatgtttgatgaaatgcgagcctatgaatccttacatttttacccatcacttaccttttcaatgagacttgtaagacataaaccaactcgagtctcattagaccatgcatatagttgagtagggaggattaagtcgacttgtaggtgttgtacaatctaatcgattcggctccgggacccaaaccttcctaggattataagatataaaccaactggatcctatcacaacaataattgcttgcttataatttgagaatatgtttgtatgatcaattcccatgaatcccctatgaacccatgacaccttagtgcttttaatcaattgtttacatctcattttagtcatcttgcttgtttacttttattgttatttagtttagtggtcttcttatctcaacccaaattgtgacacccctagacaccactacttgcaatcgaaaatcctacatcaatacccgtcccttgggatccgacctttacttgcctctttactagtagtagagttatttgtgaagttataaatattgttttggtctaggtgctcctaacgacaagtaaccgaaatctaagctcaaagcggaccgaccaaaaatggcgccgttgccggggacggtgttaacttgataagattttctttgattgttattagttgtgtctttctttgccttgggaaaATAAATattctcaaggtttgttctaattgttttcgagttgtttgatattttgcatgtctagaagatcacaaggtaacttgttacccattgatcacgaaattgaaaggacttggacaaccaatagaagaatcgctagaaatactttgagaggtattggtgaggttgtagatatttaactaaatactattgagttcatcaacccttttgcaagagaaggtgaggagaacccaacacaaaatcaaaggaacttgtcgctcacgtcctcatcatggacttagcgagtggttcttggtacaacaattttggaatggtctttatgaagactcaataaacactcaacatgggatcaaatggtatgttcaccgaagttgacgataatcaaaatTGGAACAAGATTatggaaatggcggtccataattcacaatatagtagacctcgcaaggctactagaggaggaaagcatgaagtggactctattactcaattgggtgctcaacttagtgttcatattgataccatcaacttgaagtttgagaaggctatggctaagcttgaagaagcctcaaaatcacgaaaacatcatgttaatgccatggtggcatcttcatcaattccaagtgggatatgtgagaaatgtggaactttgggacatgaccaaagtgacgtaggggaacaaatgagcaagtgaatgcttttcaagcatacaaaagtggtaccccttattccaactattacaatgaaaacaccaaattccatccaaatctctcatacaaaagccaaaatgttcaaaaccctcaaccaacatacaccccacctcccatgagaaaccaaaatcaaagaccttttttcaaccaaaaccaaggttatcaaaatcaaactccatacaatcaacaaaatgaccaaggttttgatgtgcAAAAAtcagtcctccaaatgcaaaagaatcaacaagaatttttcactcaaatgcaaaaagatagccaagaaaAAGACAtcgccatcaacaacatcctagcccacataaaaatgttggaaactcaaatgacccaactagcatcttcaagctctcaaagacaaaaggggcaattaccacctcaaagtaatcccccaagacatgaaacggttagtgccatacacttgaggagtggtacgagatatgaaggaccaaagaagcaagttaaGGATGAAGtcgtggaagctagtgacaaggaaaacgttgtgcaaaactctagggaagaagaacccaccaatcaagaagtttcaaagaaaagtgaagaaaaggccaaagagaaggagcccattgtgattagacttccactcccgaatcgtcaagctaagcctaagtttgatgaccaacttggaaaattcatggaaattgtgaagaatttagaagtctcgattcctttcacgaaattgatcaatcacgttccggcctatgcaaagtacatgaaggacatccttacgaagaagaaatcaatccggaagcttgagactatcgccttcactaaggtgagtagtgccatccttcaagggagttcacctccaaaactcaaggatccgggaagtttctccattccatgcactattggtgacactacaatcaacaaagctttatgtgaccttggggcaagtattagtgtcatgccatattcggttagcaagaggctaggaatgggagaactcaaatgtaccaacatcacgcttcaaatggcggatagatcaacaaagatacctttaggggtatgggaagatgttcccgtgagaattggaaaattcttcatcccggtggatttcgttattgttgacatggaagaagactccaacattcctattatcttaggaagacctttcttgcaca from Silene latifolia isolate original U9 population chromosome 10, ASM4854445v1, whole genome shotgun sequence encodes:
- the LOC141608205 gene encoding uncharacterized protein LOC141608205 gives rise to the protein MSEPFLQPTTSASEYQQNGGMTTIKGEQKSAHECYTESLKPFKTGSDIPDNVRPELVSFLKNKSTCFDWSHFDMTDIDANIITHKLNIDTFFKPVRQKRRKFAPERNTIIKKEVDKLLDIGMIKEVMYPEWLANVVVVQKKNGRVAALNRFISRSSERCRLFYNLVRKNKSFKWMPEHEIAFQELKTYMATPPLLAKPNKGEPPTVYLSVTETAVSGVLTKEIEG